Genomic window (Canis lupus dingo isolate Sandy chromosome 6, ASM325472v2, whole genome shotgun sequence):
TGATAAATGCATGACTCTTGGGGCTGTGTCGGTCTCCTCAGTTTGGTTGGAGGGCAGACTTCCTCACTTTTGGGAAAGAAAGCTGTACCTCGTTGAGAAGAAAGACAGGGGTGCCTAGCCACTGCAGTGGAACATAAGTGCATTTAGAAGTGTGCATATTGAAGATGGGTAGtcaagggggtgggtgggagtcTGTACCAATCATCTACCCACTGCCTCTCAGCTCTAAATTCACCTTTGACTggcctggaaaaacaaaacaaaaacaaaaacaaaaccaaaacagatcTGGACCCTttacatatttttccctttgccaGCTGACACTGAAGCTTTGTCGGCAGAGGATGCAGGAGACACCACCACAAGACAGACTGTGTCTCCCAGGTCCGGATGCTCTCTCTTGCAGCATGGGCAGCTGACCCAGCTGCAGGCCCTTGCCGGGCTCACCCTTCCCCCCAGCAGCTGCCTTGGCAGTTTTGTAGCAGAGCACAAGTGAGACACCTTCCCAAAAGATCTATCTCCTGCAGTTCCATGGGGTGGCATCACAGTGACGTCTCTGCCATGCGATAAGCAGAGGGCCAGGTCCAGGAGTTGGGATCTCAGTCCTGGCATCATATGCTCTCCTCCATGGATACActatctctgttctttttttttcttttttttctttttaaaaaaattttttaaaaaaaatttatttatgatagtcatacagagagagagagagagagagagagagagagagaggcagagacataggcagagggagaagcaggctccatgcaccgggagcctgacgtgggattcgatcccgggtctccaggatcgcacccagggccaaaggcaggcgccaaaccgctgcgccacccagggatcgctcTCTGTTCTAAGTTTAGGGATTTCTCCTTACCTCTGCTACTCTTCTTTAGTGGTCTCCTTACCTCTCACTAGCCAAACCCTTATACactaataattctttatatttatatcaaacCTGTCCTGTTCAAATCACTGTGTAGTCCATTCTCCTGCCTGGACTCAAACTGACAGGATAACTCTACCACCTATGAAGCAACCGGCAAGAAAGCTGGAAATCAGCTTTTATCACATGCTCTCCCCCATCTCTACAATGAACTGGTTCAGATTGGTTATCAATTTTTGTTGATTCTAATTCCTTCATCTCCACTGAATTAAGAATCTTCTCATCTACTGTGATTTAGTTTAGAGCTCTGAAATATTCACTGGCTACTACAACAAATCTAGAACCACTTTTGGTATCTATCTTTTTGTCAGTCCTCTGCTGCCAATCTTTTCTGTTCTAAGATCTTTTCAACCTATAGccatagtttttttaaaaaacataaatcccACTCATGTCATTCTCctgattaaaattatttaatcccttgggatccctgggtggcgcagcggtttggcgcctgcctttggcccggggcacgatcctggagacccaggatcgaatcccacgtcgggctcccggtgcatggagcctgcttctccctctgcctgtgtctctgcctctctgtctctctctgtgtgactatcatgaataaataaaatctttaaaaaaaaaataaataaataaaaaaaataaaattatttaatcccCTACTTTGATAATGAAATTCAAACCCCCGCTCCTcatgatttagcacctgcctcgtTTTCTATTACCTTCCACTAGTCAAACCTTCTCTCatcaccacaccacaccacaacCAATTTCTTCTACTGCATGGAACAACTTCCATTTCTCTGGCATGGTTCAGGCTGTCTTTGTCGTAAAATCTGGGCCTTTGCATCTGCTGCTTCCTAAATTACTAAGCCTCTATCACTCAACCTGGATAACTCGTTCTTGACAGGATGAGATCTGAGGTAGCCACAGACTAAAATCACCATGACCTTAGTTAGATGTGCACAGTGATTTGTACTTAGAAGGCAGTATGTGGCACTCAAACCATAGCACCCTAGTGTATGCTGAGATAGAACACTGTGATAGGAACCCAGGTCTCCCCTTGCCTGGTCCAGGTCAGTGCTCACTTAGAAGGATCACATCACCGATATATTTGTCCATCAATGATGGATACACACCCAAACTGATTTAACTTTTTCTTACCTCCGGAAAGATCCATCTTATTGCTCTGTACATTTTCTTCGGGTGAGTCTCTCTGAAGCAAGAAAACACATTGTGTTAGCGGGCCTTGacttattaatgaaaataaaaatgaaaaattttactttatatttcagtatttgtcaaaaatcaaatggACCGCAAAACTCTTTCCACTGcctaataagaaaattttaaaaataagatatgtgATCAATGTTTTTAGCTAAAAGTGTAAAAAGACAGAAAGCTTCATGGCCAATTTTACTCTAACCTCCAGCATATACATAAAGACTCAAAGATAAtttgttaagaaaacaaaaaactgaagttAGGGTAAATTTACAGACCATCACTCAAAGAAGGGCTGCTATAAAAATACACTTACCGAAAAACTGATATTTGAAAACTGTTTAACGAATGGATTTATCCATGCTTCTTCTTGTTTGTTTCCACCTTTCATGGTTCCCTTTGCAAAACAAAAGAGTAGAAAGCTGCCATGGCCACCTCTATTGATCTAGGTACAGTGATGGATTAATAAAACTTCAAGACAATTCCCAATTCTCATATTTAGCCAATTAATTTCTCCTCCAACCAATTTTAGCAGAGTTGTTAACAATTACAAAtcaacttatttaattttcaactttCTTTGCTCCAGTCCTCTGGTATGGCTGTAACGTACAGAGAAATCTCTAACAGCAAGCAGTCAGAAGGAAAAGACGGAAGCAAAGGGCCTTGATgatccacaaaaagaaaaaaaaaggtcctcACAATAACAGAGAACTGCTCATCACAATTTCCAGTTTACAACTGGACTATGTTCTAAGAGCTTAATTATAACCTCGATTTGTGGCATTCTCATAACACACCAAAGTAAAAGTACTCGTTAGGTTCCTCAGGTTAGTCCAAAGAAACCGACATAACCCACGATTTAATTACGCTATGCGCACTGtactgaaaaactataaaaaaaaaaaaacaaaccaaaactattttaaaatttcaatttgtgTCACTGAGAACACAGTACTCCAATGGCAGCTGAGCTGggggttccccccacccccctccaccttGGTGCCAGTGCCGTAGTTGGCTAGGCACAGGCAGTACAGAAACGCCTTTGAGGCACACTCTCAAGGAACCACGAGCCTGGCTGTCGGGGAGGCTGGATGCCACAGGGACCAAGGTCTCCAATGAATATGAAGACCACGGGGCTGTTCTTGGTCTGACCTTAATTCCCCTTTCCCGTTGCTACCGCCTGTTCCTTCCGACTGTGGGACAGAACACAGTTTCATGATCCCCCCCAAGTGCAGGTCTCTGAAGCAAGCACCTAACCCTTGCCAAGGTTTCTGAAGTCCTCCTTgattcctctgcctccccctgccctcttGCCTAACTGGCTGCCAAAGCCTCTGTCCCTCTGATTTCGAAATGCCTCTCTACTCAGTCTCTTGCACTACACATCCACTTTGGTTTCCCAGTTCAAGCCCTCACTTCTCACCCGAATGAGTGCAGAAGCTTCCTGACTGAGACTCCCCCAACTCTGGTCTCTCCTCTGTGCCAATTATCTTTCATACCATCACTGGTTagctttctttaaagaaagtagtttttaaaagccCAAGGTCATGTTGCCTTCTATGCAATTTCATTGGCTCCATATCTTAGAATAAAGTTCAAATTCTTTGGCATGGTATTGAAAATACTTTACAATCTAGCCTTAATTTAACTATAGAGCCAGATCTCCTATCACCTCTTTCAGAAATTCTCCACTTTAGTATGTCAGGCTACTCTTTTCCTTAGCATATCCCACCCGCAGGCATCTTCCAAACTCAAGTGGCCACTCCTTAGCGCTCTCCTACTGTCCCATACTAGACTCTGAGTTCCTCGAAGGTGCAGCTCATTTCTTAGTGTTTCTGAACCCCCAGCACcaagcacagtacctggcacacagcagaagctaaataaatgtttgcagttgctttctaaaagatttttactagcagaaacaaaggagaaagagtaAAAAGGCTACAcaccctttcccttctcctttttttgcCACTCAGACCCTGTAAGGAAAGACAAAGTCACAAAACAGCATGGTCCAGTGGGAAGAACACAGGGTTTGGAATTAGAAGACCTAAAATTAAGTCCTTGCTCTGTCAACTAGTTATGCATCTTTGGGCAAGTCACCACCTTTGACAGTCTCAAATTCCTCATCGGTATTCTACCTCAGAAGGTCATGAGGATCAAATGGCTTATGTAAAATATGGGAAAGCATTTCATAAGCTATATGCAGTGGCAATAGGCAAATTCAGCCAAATGcaacatctttttaaatgaaaatggcaGGTCCTAGACTGAGAATCCCAGGATTAAAAGGGAGGGACCCTGGTGGCCAACTAATGTAACTACTGGATATTTGACCTCTAAGATCCcgggggctgggggtaggggggtagGGGCGGTGGGTTGGTGGCGCACACCAGTTTTCAAATAGAGTGAGGCGGAGAGAACCACCTGAGGGTCTGGgcacatattttgaaaatggtCCCCAAGAGAATCTGGCACCAGCATCCAACACCACCTCTTAAGAGACAGTGCTCtacatcagtggttctcagctctAGCTCTGCATCAGAGACATATGGGGTCCAATTTCCAAAACTACAGGAGGCCTGGGATATAGTAAGCTGTACCTGTAACAAATGCCATAGGACTCTGATGTACTCAACAGGTTTGGGAATAAGATTTGTCCACATATCAGAGGAAAATCAAATGGCTCATTCCTAGGGATTTTTGTCACAGGACCTTTAGGGCTAGGGGAAGGGATACAGATGGGGGATGAAAAAGGAAGCCACCGATTCTGGGTAaaggggagggctggggactGCGGGTGAAGCGGAACTGGGAGTCAACATGGAGATTTGCCCTTCTCTTCACCCCCACCGCTGCAAGCCCACCTTGGGGTGAGGGGCTGTCCCAGGCAGCactggtggagggagaggaggagagaaatccCAAGCTGTAGCAGTGGGGAGAAAGGAAGTTCCTGCAGTCTTATGGCTTTCTAGGTGGCTGCCCATACAAAAGGCTATACCTAAATTGGGGACTGCCTGGCCTGTACTCATTGCCATAAATGGGCAGGAAGAACATAAATTTCCTGAGGGTAAACTACCTTTGGAATTGAAAATTTCAAGGGCTTTGCCCTTGAAATGTTTACCTTCGAtgacattttctttgtatatgGAGGCCAATTTAAAGATGAGTTAAGCTCTTGAGATGAATTACTATTCCACATTCCAATCTCTacatcctcttcctcttcccagccAGTGGGGCGATTTCCAGGCAATGGCATATCATCACCACACCAGCCATCTTGCATAGATTTTGGCCCTGATTGTGATTTGTGATACAAAGAGAAACATGATTTAATCAAACAATTCTTTCTGGAGAACAAGCACTCATTATGGGGGTGGGGAATCTAGGAAAAACCCcacttttatttcccttcacaAATCTACATGGTAGGAATCTATGTTTTATACTTGAAGTTTCCActaagcaagatttttttttttttaaagtaatctctacacccaacatggaccctgaactcatgaccctgagagagCAAGAGTCTTACGCTCTACACCACCTGAGTGAAtcaggtatgcctgggtggctcagtcagttaagtgtccaacttttgatctcggatcaggtcttttttttttttttttttttttttaatttatttatgacagtcacacagagagaaagagagaggcagagacacaggcagagggagaagcaggctccatgcaccgggagcccgacgtgggattcgatcccgggtctccaggatcgcgccctgggccaaaggcaggcgccaaaccgccgcgccacccagggatccctcggatcaggtcttgatctcagggtcttgatcaagcctcccactgggctccctgctgggtgtggagattactttacaaaaaaaaaaaaaaaggaaggaaggaaggaaaggaaaaaggaaaaaggaaaaaggaaaggaaaaaaagtatctcCCGTTCTTTTTACAAACAGACCATTCCTAAACATGGCCTTCTTGTTCAAACTCAACAATCTGTATGGCAACACACAGGGCAGAAAGGATCGAGGAAATTTCAAAGAattcattttgatatatattttcaaagagaatGGCCAGAAAGTATTGCAAGTTATGAGCAGAAAGCATCTCAACTGGATACTCAGCTTTTGGAATTCCTATGGGGACCCCACATACAACTTATGGGATAGTAATGATGTTCATCTGAATGTTGAATCAGGTCTTTCCTGaactttgttgattttctgtataaTATTCAGGGAGTAATCTGGAACTGAGCCAGTTTGGATATGCATCCACATTACTCTATAACCTGTCTCTAATGCTGGATAACATGAAAGTTGCTTGATTAGGTAATCTGATTTGGTAAAAGAGAACTTCGATTTGGTGAAGTAAATGCAAATCCTTATAGTTAACAGTTCTAAGGAAAGACAAGAACATCCAGAAAGCTAAAAAGAGCAAATCAAATtacaaattcaaagaaacaaacagtaaaaTCACATAGTAGGATACACAGATACATTTATCAATGATACAAACATTATCTGATTATTTAATTGTAGTCAACAAGAGATCACCACTGTGACAAAAGAGCCACCAGGAATTATCAATAACTTACCAGATTTGCTTAATGCTTGAGGACCAACAGAGCTGGAGCCCCACGTGGATGTGTTGGATGCTGCAGCAATGGGCTCCCCCCAGCTGGGACCACTGTCTATGGGTTTACCCCATGCTGAAGTACCATTATCCACAGTTGTGGCTGGAGTAGAAGGCTCCCCCCAGGGCTCACCCCAGCCTTTAGAAAGTGTGGGAAAAGAAGTCATCAGCACAAGGTAGGGTGGTGCAGGGCAATAAGGAGTACTCAGGGAACAAAAGATGAAGATGTTCATATTCACAGACTGAATAATGATGCTGCAATGGGCATGGGCAAAGACAATGGCTTCTGTTTTATGCAAAGAAGACAAATCATTTCCCATCATCATAATTTAACTACCggtgtgaaatttttttttttccatcacctatttcataaTTGCCCTCTGGGTGTAGAGCGGACTTTTTTTTGAATGACCTTAATTATGGCAAGTTATCCTcctttgaaaatgaatttaattccTGGAAAAGTCAAGTCAATCTGAGGCAAACCTAGTAAATCCAAGCAGGTAATCAAGTTGGGTAATAGTGTACATAAACGATTTTTACCATAAGTGCAACCTTTCAACATCACTATTCTGGggcaaaaaaaattaactacaatACCAACAATAGGTAGACATCCTACTTTTATACACGCTGGACAACACTTCTTAAAAATCCAGAGGTATCAGGTTGTCTAATGTAAAGCCATAAACAACATTCAAAAGAACTCAAACAGCCTTTTCCTTAGATGAATACCTCTTTCTTCTATGAATTAAATCCAAATACCATAAACTATCCTGGGGGGAAAAGAATTAGACGCTGAAAGGTTAGCTCATGAAAACATTCCTATCCCTCCAACGGGACTGCTTATTATTCCATTACCAAAGACAATGCATTCCAATGACACTTAATGAAAATGTCGTTGTCAAGATAATCTGCAGAGATAGGAATTAGCTCCTTGTTATGAGAGTGGGAATATGTGGGAATACACCAGAAAGGTATTATCAAATGTTTTGagcacacaaacatacacactgTATAACTAATAGACTTGGATTTCATGCCTACTTAAATAAATCCCTTCCAAGGCCAAATATAGCACAGGGTATTTAGAGAATATTGTACTTggatgcttgttttctttctggggATTCTGTaatcaaataacaaaacaaagtaagTAACGACTTGACTCAGAAGAACTGAGAAGTGTACAGCATCCCCAACAGATACCACTTTCCCAACTCTACCTTCTGCTGTCTTCCTAGCAGAGAACGGAGTGTGGGAGATTCACAACCAACATGGCCACAGACAGAGCTCGGTTCCTGATGTTAAACACCTTGCCCATTCTTTTATTCACTAGAAGCTCCTCCTGGgttggagggaggggggaaagccCTTTGTGCGCATATGCAAATACTGTTAAATCTTACAGCACCCGGTACATTGAAAGGAGGCTTACAATACTGTGAAACATTTTGTAACACCATCAGACTCCATTAAATGAAAACTTACCAGAGCCACTGCCTGCCTCTTTGTTTGAGATGGCACTTGCAGATGGTAGCAACTGGTGTACCTGTGCTTGCTGGTCTGAACGGCTGCTGCCATTTGGGACATTTTTGTTCCACATGTTCACATTTTTGTAGTTGTATTTGCTCGGATCTCCCCAAGCTGAAGTTCCGTCATCGATCTCCATTTTGCGACGTATGGATTCTGGGGATGGTTCCTCCCAGCCTGTGGGCTCTTCTTCTTTTGTTGGGGCTGGTATAGGTCCTCCCAGCCAGCCTGTACCAGGAGGTTTGCCTGTTGCTGGTGGGATTCCCCAAGACCCGACAATGTCTTGTTGCTTGTTCCAGTCTGGAGAAGTGACTGGCTTTGACGAATCTCCCCAACCTAGAGACTGATTAGACTTTGGAGGATCTCCCCATCCCTGGGAAGGATTAGGTTTAGAAGATTCATCCCATCCTGACGAATTATTTGGATTTATGTTATTTCCCCAAGTAAAAGAACTAGTTTTACCAAGTTCATTCCAACCAGAAACAGACCTGTCACTGTCACTACCTCCTGAGCTAGATTTCTTATTAGCCTCACCCCAATGGTTACTCCTTGACGTTTCTCCCCAGTTATCACTGGCAGAAACGGACCACCCTTGGTTTGATTTCTGTCCATCACCCCATCCCTGTTTGCTCTTTTGCGAATCATTCCATGCGGACTTCTCTTCTTTGCTGTTCCCCCACTGATTGCTCTTGACCATTCCTGTAGCAGCAGCATCATCTTCCCATCCCCCCTGGCAGCTTGAGCCTTTGGAATCTCCCCACCTCAGAGCAGGTTTGGGATCTCCCCACCCCGATACAGATGAGGTATCATTACTAGTAGGGCTAGTCTTATCTGTACATGCCCCTGAGTTAAAAGTCTGTGTTGCAGAGCTTCCCCAGGCCTCTGTCCCATTGTCagtctttctttcccctctagGTGATGTTTCCGTATCCCAGGCAGTATTCTGCTTAATAGGAGTCTGTCCCCAACCAGAGTTGGAGAGGACACGTGGATCCAAGTCAGTTCTGTTTACGATGCTTTGGAGTAATGTGTGCTGATCAATTTTTCTCCGATCTCTACTCTGATTTTCCCCAGTGGCTTTCTCCTCGAGGCGTCCAGTGCTTTCTGTACTACCTTCACTCTCCACTGTACCTCCTGTTTTGGCCCACACACTGTTCTGCTCAGTTGTCTGAGATGCGGCAGAAGCCTGATCCTCTTCCTCAGTAGATTTCCATCCATTTGTAAACTTCTTACCATTGCCATTTGCACTGTCATTGGAATGCTGATTGCTAGGCAGTTTGCTCCACTCCACGCTGGGTATATTAGTGCCAGTGTTTTGTGCAGGAGTTCCCCATCCTCGTCGACTTCCTCCAGAATTTGCGCCATTTCCACTTCCCCACGATGCATTCTGGGAATTCGTTGCCCCAGACTCCCACACACCTCCTCCTTTATTTGTGTTCACTTGAAAGTTAGTGCCCATAGGCCCATTTATGCCAGGCTGCATTAGAGTTGCATTCACAGTGTCACCATTAGCTTGGCCGTTAGGGCTCGAACATTTGTCTCCAGAGTAATTAGAACCATAGGCACCCCACGTAGTACCGTAAGAGCCTCCACTTTTTGGCTCTCCATTGCTAAGATGAGAAAGGGAAGTGCCATTCATAACCGATGGAGCCTGTATCTGAGGATGATTCATTGTGCTCACACGCCAGGCCCCTGTATTACTAGGCAGTTCGTTATTCTGTACTGAACCGGAGTTTGGTAAACTAGAGGTCATAAAGTTAGTAGTGTTATTTGGTCCAGTCATCTCAGTGGTAATATTCTGAGGTTGACCACTGAATGAAACCTTCTGTGTACCACTTACTTCAGATTCACAAGTTTCCTGAAGGCTTCCCCAGGTACCATGGGTGGAAGAACCACCCACTTTAGAGTTAATACTCTGATTGTTAGGCATCTGGCCTATGGTACTACACTGAATATTGATGCCAGAACTACCGCTCCCTACAGGCCCTTTGAGGGCAAGTCCGTTGTTGTCTAATACTGGCCAGGCACCATGGTTGCTAGCTGAATTCAAAGTGCTTGGATTTAACCCTCCATTTGATGAAGAACTTACAGTGCCCCAAGCATTCATTCTATTGTTGCTACTTTCTGATTTGCTTTCAGGAgcatccacagagacctgacatgTGCTTATTATGGCTCCATGGGAAAAACCCCATGGCCCAGGACTACTTCCATGGCCCACATTATTGCTGCTGCTACCAACCACAAACTTGTTTTGGGAACCAAGTCCAGTGCTATTCCGAAGGCCATCTTTTTCACCACCTGTGCTCCCTGAAGCCATGATAGTGATGTTTCTCTCTGATTCAGAACTGGAGGCAGAATCAGCATCCATACATTCTGAAGCCAACTCTGGATCACTGCCAGGGACTGAGGGCCATGCTTCTGTCTCAGGGGAGTCGTTTACAACAGCATTCTTACAATTTGTGCTAGAGTCACTCGGAGAAGACACAGGTCCCCGCTGTGAATTTTCATAATGGGATCCTGAAGTACTGTGGTTTATATctagaataaaggagaaatacaaaaaCTATTAAGTGCTTGGAAAGATGAGAAATGTTATAAACATATGTGGTTCCTCGACATTAACAAAATTTGATACTTGGCAGTATGGTTACAAAAGCACGGATTATATCCCAGCTACCAACTTTCCTTATCTAGTCATTAATTCCACACAGGCAGGGTATTTTGCGTTTTATTCACTGATGTTATCCTATGAGCCTAGGGCAGTACCTGGAACACAAGAGTCCCTCTCATTAGAGATCTGCTGCTGAATGAACAAACTATTACTTATCAGCAAGTAGAAGAATTTTAGTGTCAGGAAGAACTAGGTTGTAGTAATGTATTAGGATAATGAAGCAACCCAGGCCTAGAGGCCTGAcgtggaaaaaaaaagggggggctggGAAGGAGATGGGTAAGGACAAAGGAGCAGGACAAACTTGACTAAATGTATTAGAAACATATGAGAAAtcctttcctgtctttcctttcttaGAGGAGCTTTTTCACACAACGGTTTTGGGTATTAGAAcaagtttataaaaattacaaagcctttctttcccattttatttccatttcattagtGTTTATGTTCAACCTGAAATACTGCATGCaagtacaaatatttttagttgCATTCTccttcataaaaatttaatttacctTCATAGCCATATTTTTTAGGAGATCACAGAAttatgatgattaaaaaaatcaagtgctGACACTGAACATCATTAATGATCAGTCATAGAATCCTATAATCTTGGACTCACCGCTATACATTATCATCTAGTTATCTTCCTGCAGGTAGAGGGCAGGCAGTTCTCATGCTTCTAATACTTCCCCAGATTCATTCCTCTCATTCGGTTTAAGGATCTGGTAGTTAAAAGTTCCTCAGGGATATTAACCTGCATAAGATGTCTGCATTTAGACTGTCTTTAGGGGGTTGCTTATGTTGTAGTTTTCAACTAGAGTAGTACTCAGAATCCTACGTAGTGCTTTTAAATAACATACATGTTCAAATCACATCCTCACATCCCAGACCTAATAAACCAACTGCTAGGAGTTGCAAGCCTAGAAAACAAATGTAACTCACTACCAATGTACTGCAAATATAGAAAATCAGGTTCATCTTCCATCATTTCTCTCAAAGCACAATCATCAAGCATTAAAAAACTAGGAGTtagaaagaagagcagaaaaaagaCTAAAGAGAGACTAAAGGCGTATACATAATTCACCAATTACATGAATCTTAAAGTTCCATAACAAACTCTTATCTCCACTCCCAGTTgggaatcatttttttaagctgTCAAATGAAGTTTTTCATCATCTTTCAGTGCCCATGAGAAGCATTTTCCTCATGAAACACAGGATATCGAACAGTTTGTCTCATGGGGTAAAAACAAACCAATATATCAACACCGGCACCAGCAGTATCATCAATCAGGACCACGGATCATgtgttttctctgcatttttgtcACTGACTCCTTGAAACAACCCTAAAGCACCGGATACTACCTTTACTTTGTAGctgggaaaataaatgaaggcCCAGAGGCTAAGTTACAGAAAATCAGGTGAGGAAAGCAGGATTCAGCATTGAGTAATAAAGCAAGGTGGCTAAGTACATTGCTGAAACTCCACAGACACCAAGACTCAAGTCTGGGCTCTCTGCAGCAGTTGTATGACCAAATTTGCACAACAGGGAGACAGACAGTACCTCTTTACCCAGCTGTTAACTATACTGTCCTATGTGAAGTATTTAGTTCAGTGCCAGCTTCAAAGAAATGCTCCACCAGTGGCAGTTTGGTATAGTGATTAAGAGCACAACTTTGTAGTCAGACTGCTTGGGCTTAAAAGCTGCTCTGTCATTTCCTAGTTATATGATCACAGGCAAGATCCTCAATCTTTCTgtatcttagtttcctcatctgtaaagtgagaacAGTAATTGCACCTGTCTCAAACAGAATACTAACTCCTGGATCATTCCCCCACAGATGCCTAttcccaaaggagaaaaaaaattctgcttttttacTGGTTTTCTTCGTCTCAGTAAGTTTCCTAAAACCTAAGATTTATCCTTGCTTGCTTACTGTGCATGGCAAATCCCAACCACCACCGAACCCCAAATCCATCCACTTTTCTCCAGATCTAACAACCaagccaccatcaccatcatcagcaCCTCAAAGACGTCGAGTAAAAGTACTTGTTGcccattatttgttttttcacatGCATGTGTGTTTCTTGCCACTTCCACAGAGCAAGCGTAAGAAAGGAAGATTGAGAATGTTCGACAAAACCGCCTAGGCTGAACACAAAAGGACAGACCTGGAATTTAACAGTGCAGCAGCAGAAGCATTCCCATACTGACAGGAAAAGGCAAGGTACTTGGCATCAACACTAATGCTCAGCCTTGCGCTGGGACTACTGACCAATGAAAGAGGACCCAGAAATAAAGGGTAAAGATagtggaaaagaaacaaaagaagctaACATGTATGAAGCAATAGTTTTCCTATATACCAGAAGTAGTTGACAAGAAAATGTAATTGAGAAAAGAACCTAACTCTAACAGCCACAAAAATCACAAAGCAACTTAGAATACGGctaacagaaatatttaaagttatatGTGATTACGTTTTATTGCAGGCCACAGAAGACAACTTGATTAAGTACAGATACTTGTTCCTGAACAGGAAGACAGaataatattctttcttaaagTGTAATTCAATTATAAGAAATTACTAACAGGAGTCTGTAGCATGgataaagtgatttaa
Coding sequences:
- the TNRC6A gene encoding trinucleotide repeat-containing gene 6A protein isoform X5 — protein: MRELEAKATKDVERTLSRDLVQEEEQLMEEKKKKKDDKKKKEAAQKKATEQKIKVPEQIKPSVSQPQPANSNNGTSTATSTNNNAKRATANNPQQQQQPQPPQQPQQPPQQPPQPPQQQPQPAQALPRYPREVPPRFRHQEHKQLLKRGQHFPVIAANLGSAVKVLSSQSESSALTNQQPQNNGEVQNSKNQSDINHSTSGSHYENSQRGPVSSPSDSSTNCKNAVVNDSPETEAWPSVPGSDPELASECMDADSASSSESERNITIMASGSTGGEKDGLRNSTGLGSQNKFVVGSSSNNVGHGSSPGPWGFSHGAIISTCQVSVDAPESKSESSNNRMNAWGTVSSSSNGGLNPSTLNSASNHGAWPVLDNNGLALKGPVGSGSSGINIQCSTIGQMPNNQSINSKVGGSSTHGTWGSLQETCESEVSGTQKVSFSGQPQNITTEMTGPNNTTNFMTSSLPNSGSVQNNELPSNTGAWRVSTMNHPQIQAPSVMNGTSLSHLSNGEPKSGGSYGTTWGAYGSNYSGDKCSSPNGQANGDTVNATLMQPGINGPMGTNFQVNTNKGGGVWESGATNSQNASWGSGNGANSGGSRRGWGTPAQNTGTNIPSVEWSKLPSNQHSNDSANGNGKKFTNGWKSTEEEDQASAASQTTEQNSVWAKTGGTVESEGSTESTGRLEEKATGENQSRDRRKIDQHTLLQSIVNRTDLDPRVLSNSGWGQTPIKQNTAWDTETSPRGERKTDNGTEAWGSSATQTFNSGACTDKTSPTSNDTSSVSGWGDPKPALRWGDSKGSSCQGGWEDDAAATGMVKSNQWGNSKEEKSAWNDSQKSKQGWGDGQKSNQGWSVSASDNWGETSRSNHWGEANKKSSSGGSDSDRSVSGWNELGKTSSFTWGNNINPNNSSGWDESSKPNPSQGWGDPPKSNQSLGWGDSSKPVTSPDWNKQQDIVGSWGIPPATGKPPGTGWLGGPIPAPTKEEEPTGWEEPSPESIRRKMEIDDGTSAWGDPSKYNYKNVNMWNKNVPNGSSRSDQQAQVHQLLPSASAISNKEAGSGSGWGEPWGEPSTPATTVDNGTSAWGKPIDSGPSWGEPIAAASNTSTWGSSSVGPQALSKSGPKSMQDGWCGDDMPLPGNRPTGWEEEEDVEIGMWNSNSSQELNSSLNWPPYTKKMSSKGLSGKKRRRERGTMKGGNKQEEAWINPFVKQFSNISFSRDSPEENVQSNKMDLSGGMLQDKRMEIDKHSLNIGDYNRTVGKGPGSRPQISKESSMERSPYFDKNGNPSMFGVGNTAAQPRGMQQPPAQPLSSSQPNLRAQVPPPLLSPQVPVSLLKYAPNNGGLNPLFGPQQVAMLNQLSQLNQLSQISQLQRLLAQQQRAQSQRSVPSGNRQQQDQQGRPLSVQQQMMQQSRQLDPSLLVKQQTPPSQQQPLHQPAMKSFLENVMPHTTPELQKGPSPINAFSNFPIGLNSNLNVNMDMNSIKEPQSRLRKWTTVDSISVNTSLDQNSSKHGAISSGFRLEESPFVPYDFMNSSTSPASPPGSIGDGWPRAKSPNGSSSVNWPPEFRPGEPWKGYPNIDPETDPYVTPGSVINNLSINTVREVDHLRDRNSGSSSSLNTTLPSTSAWSSIRASNYNVPLSSTAQSTSARNSDSKLTWSPGSVTNTSLAHELWKVPLPPKNITAPSRPPPGLTGQKPPLSTWDNSPLRVGGGWGNSDARYTPGSSWGESSSGRITNWLVLKNLTPQIDGSTLRTLCMQHGPLITFHLNLPHGNALVRYSSKEEVVKAQKSLHMCVLGNTTILAEFASEEEISRFFAQSQSLTPSPGWQSLGSSQSRLGSLDCSHSFSSRTDLNHWNGAGLSGTNCGDLHGTSLWGTPHYSTSLWGPPSSSDPRGISSPSPINAFLSVDHLGGGGESM